From Equus quagga isolate Etosha38 chromosome 3, UCLA_HA_Equagga_1.0, whole genome shotgun sequence, one genomic window encodes:
- the STMN4 gene encoding stathmin-4 encodes MTLAAYKEKMKELPLVSLFCSCFLADPLNKSSYKYEADTVDLNWCVISDMEVIELNKCTSGQSFEVILKPPSFDGVPEFNASLPRRRDPSLEEIQKKLEAAEERRKYQEAELLKHLAEKREHEREVIQKAIEENNNFIKMAKEKLAQKMESNKENREAHLAAMLERLQEKDKHAEEVRKNKELKEEASR; translated from the exons ATGACCCTCGCTG CCTACAAAGAGAAGATGAAGGAGCTCCCACTGGTGTCTTTGTTCTGCTCTTGTTTCCTGGCCGACCCCCTGAATAAGTCGTCCTACAAATATGAAG CAGACACGGTGGACCTGAACTGGTGTGTAATTTCTGACATGGAAGTCATCGAGCTGAACAAATGCACCTCGGGCCAGTCTTTTGAAGTCATCCTGAAGCCACCCTCCTTCGATGGGGTGCCCGAGTTCAATGCCTCTCTACCCAGGCGGCGAGACCCATCACTAGAAGAGATCCAGAAGAAACTAGAAGCAGCTGAGGAGCGAAGGAAG TACCAGGAAGCTGAGCTCCTGAAGCAcctggcagagaagagagaacatgAGCGGGAGGTGATCCAAAAAGCCATTGAGGAAAACAACAACTTCATCAAGATGGCTAAGGAAAAACTGGCCCAGAAGATGGAATCCAATAAGGAGAACCGGGAGGCCCACCTTGCCGCCATGTTGGAACGGCTGCAAGAGAAG gaCAAGCACGCCGAGGAAGTGCGGAAAAACAAGGAGCTGAAGGAAGAGGCCTCCAGGTAA